AGAAGATGAGACATTTCTTACTAGTACACACTATACACATCCATTTGTTCTGTTAAATAGGTTTAAATCCTTCGGACTTAAAAGATGCAAGTACGTGTCATTTTATACTAGATTAAAACTCTTGTAATTTGAGAGCAACATATTGTTGCCCAAGTTTTTAAGTCATTAGGCCCTGGAATACATCGCGATTCATGATAATGGAGGATGTGTTTCCGAGAAAGGACAAGAATATTGGACGATGTGATAATTCTGGTACATTTCCTTACTAGTATGCAACATCCACGCGTTGTCACAGGTCAGAAAACTTTTCCATCAAATTTTTGGTTTATCATAATAGTTTGTGTAATAAATAATAGAgaatataatagaaattattaataaatttatttatatgtaaaaattatGATCCAAAATTTTTAAGAGTGTACTacttaatatttcatatagtataaaatccaaaatttcTCTTACTaatcttaatttgaatttttaataattctaattagaaaatcatgattataaaataataggTTTTAAGTGGCTCGTTAATTGTAAGTGGATGAATTTTACTTGCATTAGGAGTCTGATATTCATTAAAAGCATTTTCTCATTATAGCAGCAAGAATTATTGTTGCATTTCACTAGAAAAATAAGGACATTTTTAATGTCATAAataaaagggtaaattacaaaaaaaaaaaacctaaattttgtaaaacgtttaagttttgtcttaaattttactttataacaaaaaaaattacatgttTTGATAATCGTCTCAGATTTGGTATCCATTACAATtcagttaaaatttttgtctaTTTGCCTACGTGGACTTTATTGGACCCACCAAATTTGCACATCATatcatcttctcttttctttacaaaaataatctaaattttcataaaaatctCAGTTTTGTTCTAGATTTTGAATCATTTGATTCACCGGCTCCAAGAGAGAACATTAGGAATGCTGGGTCTTCTTCTGTGAATAGTTACCCGGGGGTTTACTGGGTCATCTTCTGTAATAGTTTCCTAGTTGTAGTTAGGAATGCTATTCATGTTCTCTCCTGAAATCGGTGAACTAAAACGGGGGTGctgaaatgttttttttttaattacaaatcaaaatttagaacaaaattgagacttttatgaaaatttaagttatttttgtgaagaaaagaaaagatgatcAAATGATTGCAAATTTGGTGGGTCCCATAAAGTCCACGTAGGCAAATAGACGGAAATCTTAACAGAATAGTAACGAATGTCAAATTTGAGACGGTTATAAAAACATGTAAgttttttgttacaaagtaaaatttaggacaaaactaagacgttttacaaaatttataatttttttataattttccctAAATAAAAGGAGACTCCCTTAAATTGAAATAGGCTTTTTAACAATGTGGGGTTGGTTTTAGGTGATTCAATGGTTGTGATTGAAGGAAATCCACAATCGAAAGAGTTTTATCCCGTGTTGGGTCTACCTCACTCGATCCTAGATCAACTGGATCTATTATACATTTAAATATTAGGTGGTGCACAACATGAAAAAAGAATGGTATTTGTATActtaaattaagtaaaaaattaaagaaaataaaaattaaaaaaagaataagtgCATGGTTGGTCCAAGATAGTTTTTTTCTCTTAACGAACCGATTATGCCTGAGAGGGGTTTGTATActtaattttatcatataaaaaattaaaaaattcaaaatttataaaaaaaatcaataaaaaggaaaaatagcaGGGTGGATCTCCACAGGTGTGGAAACCGACCCTACTTACAGGCAGAACGGACCAACTTCTATTGtttattgtaaaattttcGGCCAGCTGAAATTAGTATGTTTTTGGATAGATAGATGATTAAGTCATTGGAAGTTAAAAGGATGATTTGgtaaattcatattttattaacCACCGAAATAACTtcccaattatatatatatacacactaaACGTGCGCCCGCACTAAGTGCGAgattattagaaaaattctaaaaaaaaagtgacaaGGAGTGAGAGTGGAGAGAGAAcataaaaattttgagaaaaaagtgaTGTATCAAAAAAGAGATGAGAGTGGAgggagaaaagaagaaagacgagagagaaaagtgagagaaaaaagtatgaatttCAGAAGTGAGtgtgttatttttaaattattttactattttaatcttaaatgaataattcttattaatttgaatatatctAGTGCcgataaaatgaaaaagtaaaagttagacaaaacttttcttttcctttatatatatatatatatatatatatatgttaaaagATCATAAAATGCTCTCGCAATGTGGCCCATAGCAGGGATATGAACTCTCATATTTTCAAACACGTACATTGAAATACAAATCGTTTTCCTATTTATTTAACATGACTAAAacttaataagaaaaattagagTAAATACGTAATTCGGTCCTTGACGTTGAAAGTTTGCATCACTTGAgtccttgaaatttttttacatcaattaagTCCTCGAGTTTTTCAATTTGCATTAATATGGTCATTGTTACATCATTTAGATCCCTCTAATTGcaaaattacatcaatttagtgtTTGAGtttatcaatttggtcattttttatatgcaaaatacataaaaagaGATTATTTTTAGTATATCAATTAGGTCTTTACGTCATAACGATGTTAACTTAAGAGCATGTTATAGTTTAAatcttttactttatttttttattttttattttccttaataaaaaaacaataagGGTGCTCCCCTGCCATTGAGCTTCCCCCCCTCTTTTCGAAAGAGAGGGAGCAGAGGAGGAGCTTCGATTAGGGGTTCCCCCCTTTGCTCCTTCTCTTTCGTAAAGAGAGGGAGCAAAGGGGGAGAAACAATGTCGCTTTGAGTGACTAGTCAAAACGACGTCGTTTCGTtgtatttgacaaaaaaatgaGGGGAGCTCCCAATTAGAGCTCcgattgaaaaaattaagatgAAATGACCATTTGGGGGAGTCCTTGTGAGTCCAAGACCCTTCGACAACCTCGTTTGGGGGAGCTAGATGGCGGGGGAGCCCCCAATTGAAGCTCCCTTActgtttttttcccttttaaaaaaggaaaaaaaaaagaaaaaagaaaattaaaaaaaagatttaaatgATGTTACATGCTCCTCAATTAACAATGTCATAATAGAAGGACATAATTGATGTATCAAAAAGATGTATTTTGCCTAAAAAAGGATTTATTTGATGCGACatgggactaaattgatgcaaatcAATACACTCAATGAGTAAATTGACATAATTTTGCAAACAAATGGACCTAAATGATGTAACTAGGACCATATTGATGCAAATTGAAAAAGTTGAGGACTCGATTGATGTACAAAATTTGTCAGGGACTCCAGTGATATAACCTTTCAAATTCAGGGATCaaattatctatttattctaaaaattatatgaGGTAATTAATAAAGTTATCATAATTAATACTTTCGTATACCCAATAACGCTCATCACCAAACACATGATGGGTATTTGAGAAACCATCAAGGGTGATGGCCTAGTGGTTCTAAGCTCACTTCTAGGTGGTTTGAAGACTTTCAGGTCTCGAATTCAAATTCCCTAGGAATATATGTTAGGGTGGACTCTTTGGCTTGGGCTTGAGGTCATCTCCGACTTTTATAAACTATATTAAGCCACTGATAGTACTACGTTGATGGGGTTGGTGCTTGCACTGGTTGTTCAGTTTGTCTTATATATTCGCTGGTTGCGGCtatatcaaatttaaaaaatactcTTAAGCTAAAACGCTTCCTAATTTCCAAACAATTCATTTTAGTTAGattcataaattaattttacaaataacttaaaatgaatttaattcgtttataattgaattaaaatgatttgaacaaaattgaaatcaaACCGAATTGAAATCATTTTTTGTCCCGATTCGAAATTTGTGTTAgtatagaaattttaaaaggaaaaatttctAAACTTCCTGTTAAAAAATCAACCTCGATGTCAAATTTGAGGCGGGGCGGGAAGCACGTAGCCCCGCCCGGGAAGGTATTTGAACATCATCCTTTCCGTCGTGGCTCCTATGCATGACTATGGCGTATTTCAGCTACAGAGCCTTTCTGAGGGATGGCTTCTCGAAGATCACCGATGAATCCCTCGGAAGAGCTCTCCACGCCCTCTGCCTGAAGGGTCTCTTCTATCTCAGCACATTACACACCAACACCCTCATCTACTTCTACTCCAGGCTTGGCCGCACTGACCTCGCCCGCTATCTGTTCGATCGAATGCCCGACAGAAACCAGGCCTCATGGAACACCATCATATCGGGTTACGTTCAGGCGGGGCTATTCACCGAAGCATTCATGTTCTTTGACCACCACCGTGCCTGCAGTCTCTCCCCCAATGGGTTCGTCCTTGCAAGCTTGATCACGGGCTGCGATCGTTCTGGCCGTATGCTTGAGGAAGGTGCCCAACTGCATGGTCTCGCTGCTAAGATTGGCTTGACGTGTGATGTCTTTGTGGGCACTTCCATTCTGCATTTCTATGGCGCATACGGGCTCATTTCTCTTGCGAGGAAGTTCTTCGATGAGATGCCCCACAGAAATGTGGTATCTTGGACTTCGTTGATGGTCGGGTACTTGAACTCTGGCCAGCCTTCCGGGGTGGTCGAGTTATACAGGTGTATGAGGCGCGAGGGAGTGATTTGCAATGAGAATACATTTGCTACACTGGTCAGCTCTTGTAGCTCGCTAGAGAACGACATAACTGGTCGTCAAGTCCTTGGGCACATTATGAAATCGGGGCTTGAAAGGTATACGTCTGTTGCTAACTCTCTCATCTCAATGTTTGGTAGCTTCGGTGGCATTAGAGAAGCCCGTTACATCTTCAATCATGTTATCGAGCGTGATACAATCTCGTGGAATGCGATAATTTCTGCTAATGTAAGCAATGGGCATTATAAGGAATCTCTTAGCCTCTTCCATCAAATGCGTTTCTCTCATGAAAACCTCAATCCTACCACTCTTTCTACCTTGTTAACTGCATCAGGCTCTCCTGATGGGTTGAAGTGGGGCAAAGGGATTCAAAGTCTACTGGTAAAATCTGGATTGAGCTCAAATATTTGTGCACGCAACACTCTGTTGAGTATGTACTCTGAGGCCGGAATGTTTGAGGATGCAGAATTAGCGTTCCATGAAATGCCGGAGAGGGATTTGATATCTTGGAATTCCATGATTGCTTGTTATGTTCTTGAAGGCAGATGCCTGAATGCCTTGGAGCTCTTCTGTGAGATGCTTTTCATGGGAAGAGAGATGAACTATGTCACCTTCACGAGTGCTTTAAGTGCTTGCTCAGGTCCAAAGTTCCTGATTCAAGGTAAGATCATTCATGCGCTTGTAATCCTCGTGGGGTTACAGGATAGCTTGATCATCAACAATGCATTAATTACCATGTACGGGAAGCTTCAACTGATGTCTGAAGCTAGGAGGGTATTCCAGAAAGCACCTAAGCATGATATTGTGACTTGGAATGCACTTATTGGGGGTCATGCTGAGAATAAGGAATGTGAGGATGCGATGAAAGCGCTTAAGCTACTGAGAGAAGAAGGGCTTGTTGAGAACTATATCACCATAGTGGGTGTTCTCGGTGCTTGCTTGACTTCCAATGATTTGATGACACGAGGAATGCCTATTCACGCTCATGCTGTGGTAATCGGGTTCGAATCAGATAATTATGTACAGAACTCGCTTATCTCGATGTATGTCAGATGTGGGGACCACAGTTCGGGTGACCGCATCTTCCATGCCATGGATGCTAGAGATTCCATCACATGGAATGCGATCATCTCTGCTAGCGCTCATCATGGGCATTCTGAGGAAGCGCTAAAACTTTTCAGGGCAATGATAGCCTCTGGAGTTGAAAAGCTAGATAATTTCAGCTTTTCAGGGGGGCTTGCTGCAGCTGCGAATCTTGCCGTGCTAGAGGAGGGTCGAGAACTTCATGCTCTGGTCACGAAGCTTGGGTTTGAAGCCGATCTTTACGTTATAAATGCGATGATGGACATGTATGCAAAGTGCGGGGAAATGGACTGTGTGATGAATATTCTTCCCAAACCGATGGAACGGTCACGAATGTCTTGGAATGTTCTCATATCAGCTTTCGCGAGACACGGGTGCTTCGAGGAGGCAAGGAAAGCCTTTCACGAGATGGTAGAGCTTGGGTTGAAGCCTGATCATGTCACCTTCGTGTCTTTGCTTTCTGCTTGCAGCCATGGTGGTTTAGTAGACGAGGGCCTTCAGTACTACGATTCCATGGAAAAGGACTTTGAGGTCTCACCAGGAATAGAGCACTGTGTATGCAAGGTTGATCTTCTCGGTCGATCAGGAAGGTTCACTGAGGCTGAAGCTTTTATAGAGAAAATGCCTGTTATGCCCACCGACCATATATGGAGAAGCTTATTATCTGCGTGTAAAGTCCACGGCAATTTGGAGCTCGGGAGAAGGGCGGCAGAACAGCTTTTCGTGCTGGACCCATCAGATGACTCAGCATACGTTTTATACTCAAATATCTGTGCTACATCAAGAAGATGGGAAGATGTGGAGAGCGTGAGGAGGCGAATGGGGTCAATAAGGAAGAAACCTGCATGCAGCTGGGTGAAGCTGAAAGACTCGGtgagttcattcggtatgggAGACAAGTCCCATCCACAAATGGAGCAAATACAAGGAAAGTTGGAGGAGCTCAAGAGGATGATCAAAGAAGCTGGTTATGTTCCTGATACGAGCTTCGCTCTGCAGGATACAGACGAAGAGCAGAAGGAGCACAATCTGTGGAATCATAGCGAGAGGCTTGCTCTTGCATACGGTCTGATGAACATTCCTGAGAGATCGACTATTCGGGTGTTCAAGAACCTCCGAGTTTGCAGCGACTGCCACTCTGTTTACAAGTTCGTGAGCAAGATTGTCAATCGAAGAATTGTTCTTAGAGATGCATATCGATTTCATCATTTTGAGGACGGCCGATGCTCGTGCTATGACTACTGGTAGAAGTGAGTTCCAACCATCTTTTACTTTTATGTTAAAAATTTAACCATGCC
The sequence above is drawn from the Punica granatum isolate Tunisia-2019 chromosome 5, ASM765513v2, whole genome shotgun sequence genome and encodes:
- the LOC116208445 gene encoding pentatricopeptide repeat-containing protein At3g24000, mitochondrial, which codes for MTMAYFSYRAFLRDGFSKITDESLGRALHALCLKGLFYLSTLHTNTLIYFYSRLGRTDLARYLFDRMPDRNQASWNTIISGYVQAGLFTEAFMFFDHHRACSLSPNGFVLASLITGCDRSGRMLEEGAQLHGLAAKIGLTCDVFVGTSILHFYGAYGLISLARKFFDEMPHRNVVSWTSLMVGYLNSGQPSGVVELYRCMRREGVICNENTFATLVSSCSSLENDITGRQVLGHIMKSGLERYTSVANSLISMFGSFGGIREARYIFNHVIERDTISWNAIISANVSNGHYKESLSLFHQMRFSHENLNPTTLSTLLTASGSPDGLKWGKGIQSLLVKSGLSSNICARNTLLSMYSEAGMFEDAELAFHEMPERDLISWNSMIACYVLEGRCLNALELFCEMLFMGREMNYVTFTSALSACSGPKFLIQGKIIHALVILVGLQDSLIINNALITMYGKLQLMSEARRVFQKAPKHDIVTWNALIGGHAENKECEDAMKALKLLREEGLVENYITIVGVLGACLTSNDLMTRGMPIHAHAVVIGFESDNYVQNSLISMYVRCGDHSSGDRIFHAMDARDSITWNAIISASAHHGHSEEALKLFRAMIASGVEKLDNFSFSGGLAAAANLAVLEEGRELHALVTKLGFEADLYVINAMMDMYAKCGEMDCVMNILPKPMERSRMSWNVLISAFARHGCFEEARKAFHEMVELGLKPDHVTFVSLLSACSHGGLVDEGLQYYDSMEKDFEVSPGIEHCVCKVDLLGRSGRFTEAEAFIEKMPVMPTDHIWRSLLSACKVHGNLELGRRAAEQLFVLDPSDDSAYVLYSNICATSRRWEDVESVRRRMGSIRKKPACSWVKLKDSVSSFGMGDKSHPQMEQIQGKLEELKRMIKEAGYVPDTSFALQDTDEEQKEHNLWNHSERLALAYGLMNIPERSTIRVFKNLRVCSDCHSVYKFVSKIVNRRIVLRDAYRFHHFEDGRCSCYDYW